Proteins encoded within one genomic window of Candidatus Obscuribacter sp.:
- a CDS encoding N-acetylmuramoyl-L-alanine amidase, with product MRPIVILDAGHGGKDSGAVVGGTKEKDLTRALNDLVTKKLQDRGVFVEHTNPTDKYISPTERRERADRERGAIAGRKPEQECQADAAVSIHANHDGVNNKGGGSTRGLEILLNGGKGKDGTLDLAKSIQGAVNKEKEAGLDVVDGGLRNRPGLAFTKAQSPTVLVEAGYMTNNRDLANLKDPVYREKLATAITNGIAQFLQNRPANCRK from the coding sequence ATGAGACCAATTGTTATCCTTGACGCCGGTCATGGTGGCAAAGACAGTGGCGCAGTGGTAGGCGGCACCAAAGAAAAGGACCTGACTCGCGCACTCAACGATCTCGTCACTAAAAAATTGCAAGATCGAGGAGTCTTTGTCGAGCACACCAATCCCACCGATAAATATATCTCTCCAACTGAAAGACGCGAAAGAGCTGACAGAGAGCGTGGCGCCATAGCTGGCCGCAAACCTGAGCAAGAGTGTCAAGCCGATGCCGCTGTATCCATTCATGCCAATCACGATGGTGTCAACAACAAAGGTGGTGGCTCTACTCGTGGACTGGAAATATTGCTCAATGGTGGCAAAGGCAAAGATGGCACACTAGATCTCGCTAAGAGCATTCAAGGTGCTGTCAACAAAGAAAAAGAAGCAGGACTGGATGTAGTGGATGGCGGCTTGCGCAATCGCCCTGGACTGGCTTTTACCAAAGCGCAAAGTCCCACTGTTTTAGTGGAGGCTGGTTATATGACTAATAACCGCGACCTGGCTAATCTTAAAGACCCTGTTTACCGCGAAAAACTAGCCACCGCCATCACCAATGGTATCGCTCAATTTTTGCAAAATCGCCCTGCTAATTGCCGCAAATAA
- a CDS encoding arsenate reductase family protein, producing MSEKITVYERPTCSKCREADKLLRSHKVDFEKVNYYIKPLTAKKLKELLGKMDLPARAILRTSEAIYKELKLAKAELSDDQLIKLMVEHPDLMQRPIVERGNKAVLGRPTENIEKLFE from the coding sequence ATGTCAGAAAAAATAACAGTCTACGAAAGACCAACCTGTAGCAAGTGCCGTGAAGCAGACAAGCTACTTAGATCGCATAAGGTTGACTTTGAAAAGGTCAACTATTACATCAAGCCTCTTACTGCTAAAAAGCTAAAAGAACTTTTGGGCAAGATGGACTTACCGGCTCGGGCGATTTTGCGCACCTCCGAAGCAATCTATAAAGAGCTGAAGCTAGCTAAAGCAGAGTTATCCGATGATCAGCTGATTAAGCTCATGGTGGAACACCCTGACTTAATGCAAAGACCAATCGTGGAGCGCGGCAATAAGGCTGTGCTTGGTCGCCCCACCGAAAACATCGAGAAACTCTTCGAATAA
- a CDS encoding DUF4388 domain-containing protein produces the protein MYRPKKDPTTQPIRMAPLETIPTVAQLMSALSQAQDSHGRIVELVWPKPNSQTNFLLSVGYKPESSDPVWIFNEGAGRQNREIWTYGSGDLTLIFNLINAECTGEVSAVTDNNGQGSGANKFASNTSSTYSTSLLGLQATSGTRYPVVNASKSMRDATMEGDLTDMAVPNLLQSVVMSKMTGRLFVDTTQAAAELFFEDGNLIHATAVDVDGDLALMELVTWERGKFYFYRDETTTLRTVKRRLDAILMEGITLLDQSKALIESGLTMESYLDKAQVGLTEPEFDQAVAKGAPVDLKMQKNFTCS, from the coding sequence ATGTACCGACCCAAAAAAGATCCTACGACCCAACCTATCCGTATGGCTCCTCTTGAGACCATACCTACTGTTGCACAGCTGATGTCAGCTTTGTCTCAAGCCCAGGACAGTCATGGACGTATAGTTGAGCTGGTCTGGCCCAAACCTAATAGTCAAACAAATTTTTTGTTGTCAGTCGGCTATAAGCCGGAGTCGAGCGACCCTGTCTGGATCTTTAACGAAGGGGCAGGTCGTCAAAATCGCGAAATCTGGACCTATGGCTCCGGTGATCTGACATTGATTTTCAATTTAATAAATGCCGAATGTACTGGTGAAGTCAGCGCTGTGACCGATAACAATGGTCAGGGCAGTGGTGCTAATAAATTTGCCAGCAATACATCGAGCACATACAGCACTAGTTTGCTTGGTTTGCAGGCTACATCCGGCACTCGTTATCCAGTAGTTAATGCCAGTAAGTCTATGCGTGATGCCACCATGGAAGGTGATTTGACTGATATGGCAGTGCCTAACCTCTTGCAATCAGTAGTGATGAGCAAGATGACAGGACGTCTCTTTGTCGATACTACACAAGCTGCCGCTGAGTTGTTTTTTGAGGATGGCAATTTAATCCACGCCACTGCTGTTGATGTGGACGGCGATCTGGCACTGATGGAGTTAGTAACCTGGGAGCGCGGTAAGTTTTATTTTTACCGTGACGAGACAACCACTCTGCGCACAGTAAAACGCCGTCTCGATGCCATATTGATGGAGGGTATAACGCTCCTCGATCAAAGCAAGGCGCTGATTGAGAGTGGTTTGACAATGGAGTCATATCTGGATAAAGCTCAGGTGGGACTGACCGAGCCGGAGTTTGATCAAGCTGTCGCAAAGGGTGCGCCAGTAGATCTCAAGATGCAAAAGAATTTTACTTGCAGTTAG
- a CDS encoding polyphosphate kinase 2 family protein: MANNKDRLQKIEKLIGDYRVTSGKKFKLKNWEPSDTHGLDSEFKDEAKELLTIGVEWLAELQDKLYAQDRWAVLCIFQAMDAAGKDSTIKHVMSGVNPQGCQVFSFKQPSSEDLDHDFMWRYQRCLPERGRIGIFNRSYYEEVLVVKVHEEILKAQKLPEKLVTKTIWEDRLEDIANFEKYLARNGVSVIKFYLHLSQEEQKKRFLARIEKPEKNWKFDSGDIKERGHWAEYRDAFEEAISATATPESPWYIIPADNKWFARLAVSAAMVQKLEGLDLQYPKVDKVKLEQLAQAKALLLSDKKLKQ; this comes from the coding sequence ATGGCAAACAACAAGGACCGACTGCAAAAAATAGAAAAACTTATTGGCGACTATAGAGTGACAAGCGGCAAAAAGTTTAAGCTCAAAAACTGGGAGCCATCGGATACTCATGGACTGGACTCAGAATTTAAAGATGAAGCCAAAGAATTACTTACAATTGGCGTAGAATGGCTCGCAGAGCTGCAAGACAAACTCTACGCCCAGGATCGCTGGGCTGTTTTGTGTATCTTTCAGGCCATGGATGCGGCGGGCAAAGATAGCACTATCAAGCATGTAATGTCCGGTGTAAATCCACAAGGATGCCAGGTATTTAGCTTTAAACAACCAAGTAGCGAAGACCTCGATCATGATTTTATGTGGCGCTACCAGCGGTGCTTACCTGAGCGCGGTCGCATCGGTATATTTAACCGCTCCTATTACGAAGAAGTGCTAGTAGTAAAAGTGCACGAAGAAATATTGAAAGCACAAAAACTGCCAGAAAAGCTAGTAACAAAAACAATCTGGGAAGACAGACTGGAAGACATAGCCAACTTTGAAAAATATCTAGCTCGCAACGGAGTTAGTGTCATAAAGTTTTATCTGCATCTCTCCCAGGAAGAACAGAAGAAAAGGTTTTTGGCGCGCATCGAAAAGCCAGAAAAAAACTGGAAATTTGACAGTGGTGATATCAAAGAGCGTGGTCACTGGGCCGAATATAGAGACGCCTTTGAGGAGGCAATCAGTGCTACAGCCACGCCTGAATCCCCCTGGTATATAATACCTGCGGATAACAAATGGTTTGCCAGACTGGCGGTCTCTGCCGCAATGGTACAAAAATTAGAAGGGCTCGATCTCCAATATCCCAAAGTAGATAAGGTCAAACTCGAACA